One part of the Ziziphus jujuba cultivar Dongzao chromosome 2, ASM3175591v1 genome encodes these proteins:
- the LOC125422408 gene encoding protein C2-DOMAIN ABA-RELATED 4, which translates to MPDSPTTPSEGRSSNSSIMDSLLGLLRIRVKRGVNLAVRDVRSSDPYVVVKMGKQKLKTRVIKKDVNPEWNEDLTLSVVDSSLPVKLTVYDHDTFSMDDKMGDAQIDIRPYIEGLKMNLQDLPSGTIITRIQPSRQNCLAEESCIIWSEGKVVQDICLRLRNVECGELEVQLQWIELPGSRGL; encoded by the exons atgCCGGACTCACCAACAACTCCAAGCGAAGGGAGGTCATCAAATTCATCCATAATGGATAGTTTGCTTGGACTTCTCAGAATTCGTGTTAAGCGAGGCGTTAATCTTGCCGTTCGCGATGTTCGTAGCAGCGACCCATACGTCGTCGTTAAAATGGGCAAACAG AAACTGAAAACCCGTGTGATCAAAAAGGATGTCAACCCTGAATGGAATGAAGATCTAACTCTTTCTGTTGTAGATTCTAGCCTTCCAGTCAAGCTG ACTGTTTATGACCATGACACATTTAGTATGGATGACAAAATGGGAGACGCACAGATTGACATAAGACCATACATTGAAGGACTGAAGATGAATCTGCAAGACCTTCCAAGTGGTACTATTATAACAAGAATACAACCAAGCAGGCAAAATTGCCTGGCTGAAGAAAGCTGCATAATCTGGAGTGAAGGTAAAGTCGTTCAAGATATCTGCCTCAGACTGAGAAATGTGGAATGCGGTGAATTAGAGGTCCAATTGCAATGGATTGAGCTTCCAGGTTCTAGAGGTTTATAA
- the LOC107418541 gene encoding probable auxin efflux carrier component 1c has protein sequence MITLSDFYHVMTAMVPLYVAMILAYGSVKWWKIFTPDQCSGINRFVALFAVPLLSFHFISTNDPYTMNFRFIAADTLQKLIVLAVLAVWTKLSKRGCLEWTITLFSLSTLPNTLVMGIPLLKGMYGEFSGSLMVQIVVLQCIIWYTLMLFMFEYRGARMLISEQFPDTAGSIVSIHVDSDIMSLDGRQPLETEAEIKEDGKLHVTVRKSNASRSDIYSRRSQGLSSTTPRPSNLTNAEIYSLQSSRNPTPRGSSFNHTDFYSMMAGGRNSNFGASDVYGLSASRGPTPRPSNYDEDGAVGGKQRFHYGGGGNMTTPAATATHYPAPNPGMFSPTGSKNPSAINANSGNVGNANAKKQANGQAQQQKTEEGSRDLHMFVWSSSASPVSDVFGSHEYGGHDQKDVRLAVSPGKVEGHRENHHQEEYLERDDFSFGNRGGLDREMNNNNNNHEGGEKLGADGKPKTMPPTSVMTRLILIMVWRKLIRNPNTYSSLIGLTWSLVSFRWHVEMPAIIAKSISILSDAGLGMAMFSLGLFMALQPRIIACGNSVAAFAMAVRFLTGPAVMAAASIAVGLRGVLLHVAIVQAALPQGIVPFVFAKEYNVHPDILSTAVIFGMLIALPITLVYYILMGL, from the exons atgatcacATTATCAGATTTCTACCATGTTATGACAGCAATGGTTCCACTGTACGTGGCCATGATACTAGCTTATGGTTCAGTGAAATGGTGGAAAATCTTCACCCCTGATCAATGCTCTGGAATCAATCGTTTCGTAGCACTCTTCGCCGTCCCACTTCTTTCGTTCCATTTCATCTCCACCAACGATCCTTACACCATGAACTTCCGCTTCATAGCTGCAGACACGCTTCAAAAACTCATAGTCCTTGCTGTTCTCGcggtttggacaaaattgagcAAAAGGGGTTGTTTGGAATGGACGATCACTCTGTTCTCACTTTCCACTCTGCCAAACACTCTGGTCATGGGTATTCCTCTGCTGAAAGGAATGTACGGAGAATTCTCTGGTAGCTTAATGGTTCAGATTGTCGTCCTCCAATGTATCATTTGGTACACTTTGATGCTCTTCATGTTCGAATACAGAGGAGCTAGAATGCTAATCTCTGAGCAATTTCCTGATACAGCCGGTTCGATTGTCTCAATCCATGTGGATTCTGATATCATGTCTTTGGATGGTCGGCAGCCATTGGAGACCGAAGCTGAGATCAAAGAAGATGGGAAACTCCATGTCACGGTTAGAAAATCAAACGCGTCGAGATCGGATATCTATTCGAGAAGGTCTCAGGGATTGTCTTCCACTACACCACGACCTTCGAATCTGACTAATGCAGAGATTTACTCTCTGCAGTCTTCTCGGAATCCGACTCCGAGAGGTTCGAGCTTTAACCACACCGATTTCTATTCGATGATGGCCGGCGGGAGGAACTCAAACTTCGGTGCTTCTGATGTCTATGGCCTCTCGGCTTCGAGGGGTCCGACTCCAAGACCTTCTAATTACGATGAAGATGGAGCAGTAGGTGGGAAACAGAGGTTTCACTATGGTGGTGGTGGGAATATGACGACGCCGGCTGCGACGGCGACTCATTACCCGGCTCCTAACCCAGGAATGTTTTCTCCGACAGGGTCGAAAAACCCATCTGCCATTAATGCCAATAGTGGTAATGTTGGTAATGCCAATGCTAAAAAGCAAGCTAATGGACAAGCTCAACAGCAGAAAACGGAGGAGGGTTCAAGGGACCTCCATATGTTTGTTTGGAGTTCAAGTGCTTCCCCTGTTTCTGACGTTTTTGGTAGCCATGAATATGGTGGTCATGATCAGAAAGATGTTAGATTGGCTGTGTCTCCTGGAAAag tggagGGTCATAGAGAGAATCATCATCAAGAGGAATACTTGGAGAGAGATGATTTTAGCTTTGGGAATAGAGGAGGATTAGACAGAGAGAtgaacaataacaacaacaaccatgAAGGAGGTGAAAAATTGGGTGCTGATGGAAAACCAAAAACTATGCCTCCAACAAGTGTTATGACTAGGCTTATTCtcatcatggtttggaggaaaCTCATCAGAAACCCAAACACTTATTCAAGCTTAATTGGTCTAACTTGGTCCTTGGTTTCTTTCAG GTGGCATGTAGAAATGCCTGCCATAATCGCAAAGTCCATTTCCATTCTGTCTGATGCAGGACTTGGCATGGCCATGTTCAGTCTGG GTCTGTTTATGGCTTTGCAACCGAGGATCATAGCATGTGGAAATTCCGTAGCAGCTTTTGCAATGGCTGTGAGATTCCTTACAGGTCCAGCTGTTATGGCAGCGGCTTCCATTGCTGTTGGTCTTAGAGGAGTTCTCTTACACGTTGCCATTGTCCAG gCAGCTCTACCTCAAGGAATTGTCCCCTTTGTCTTTGCTAAGGAATACAACGTACACCCTGATATTCTTAGCACAGC TGTTATATTTGGCATGCTAATTGCCTTGCCCATAACACTTGTCTACTACATTTTGATGGGGCTATGA